A genomic segment from [Flavobacterium] thermophilum encodes:
- a CDS encoding type IV pilus assembly protein PilM, with product MKMALWRRKAKQANIIIKDHVLRYVEAKPGQPPEARRWGERALPPGIIRDGKIADWETLAMILDECVDEWKLDGRRVRFVVPDPFVMIRHLPLPAHLSDEDIRGYLFMELGESIPLPFADPVFDYVVAERTNEVLNVLLFAAPEEAVAEYAALLEDAGLRPVAADVSPLCAYRPFFVAGQAAADDHILLVQFDESAVNLSVFHRHLPQFMRHVPLEAPGERTMPIVDPFAEVYKEIERMMSFYSFSIQQGKQQITRLFLTGDHPRLDDVFAVMSERLDVPPERLSRSIDPLPDRYHLAWGLALKEGMADHDR from the coding sequence ATGAAGATGGCGTTATGGCGGCGAAAGGCGAAACAGGCGAATATCATCATCAAAGATCATGTCCTCCGCTATGTGGAAGCAAAGCCGGGACAGCCGCCCGAGGCGAGGCGATGGGGCGAGCGAGCCTTGCCGCCCGGCATCATTCGCGATGGAAAAATCGCCGATTGGGAAACGTTGGCGATGATTTTGGACGAATGTGTTGACGAATGGAAACTTGACGGGCGGCGTGTCCGCTTTGTCGTTCCCGATCCGTTTGTGATGATCCGCCATTTGCCGCTTCCCGCTCATTTGTCGGACGAGGACATCCGCGGCTATTTGTTTATGGAGCTTGGTGAATCGATTCCGCTTCCGTTCGCCGATCCGGTGTTTGACTACGTCGTGGCCGAGAGAACAAACGAGGTGCTGAACGTGCTGTTGTTTGCCGCGCCGGAAGAGGCGGTGGCCGAATATGCGGCGCTCTTGGAAGACGCAGGCCTGCGCCCGGTGGCGGCCGATGTGTCCCCGCTTTGCGCCTATCGCCCGTTTTTTGTTGCCGGACAAGCCGCGGCGGACGACCACATTTTGCTTGTCCAGTTTGACGAATCGGCTGTCAATTTGAGCGTCTTCCACCGCCATTTGCCGCAGTTTATGCGCCATGTGCCGCTTGAGGCGCCCGGGGAGCGAACGATGCCGATCGTTGACCCGTTTGCGGAGGTGTATAAGGAAATCGAGCGGATGATGAGCTTTTATTCGTTTTCCATCCAGCAAGGAAAACAGCAAATTACGCGCCTCTTCCTCACCGGCGACCATCCGCGGCTTGACGATGTGTTTGCCGTTATGTCAGAGCGGCTTGATGTGCCGCCGGAGCGGCTTTCTCGCTCGATTGATCCGTTGCCGGATCGTTATCATCTCGCCTGGGGATTGGCGTTGAAAGAAGGAATGGCTGACCATGATCGTTGA
- the fgs gene encoding Folylpolyglutamate synthase translates to MVRTYEEAVSWIHGRLRLGMKPGLKRMEWMMEKLGHPERRVRAVHIGGTNGKGSTVAYLRSILQAAGYSVGTFTSPYVEQFNERISINGEPISDQEIVELVRVIQPLADELEQTEFGGPTEFEVITAMMLYYFGKQNIQDIVLIEVGLGGRLDSTNIIYPLVSVITNVSYDHMNILGDTLDQIAAEKAGIIKSGIPLVTAVNEPEAWDVIAKTAAERKAKTYRLGVDFTVSDRQATVEGEQFSLVTPFAEYRDLRIQMPGAHQVENAAVAVMAAELLRLGYSFLIDPEHIADGLATAAWPGRFERVSDSPLIILDGAHNEAGIRSLVETVRAHYPDKRVHVLFAALTDKPLERMIQLLDELAHTITFTTFDFPRAAAAEQLADLSSHPQKAVTGDWIGWIGEKKKQMGSDELMLITGSLYFISEVRKRLKK, encoded by the coding sequence ATGGTTCGAACGTATGAAGAAGCGGTCTCCTGGATTCACGGGCGGCTGCGGCTCGGCATGAAACCGGGATTGAAACGGATGGAATGGATGATGGAAAAACTTGGCCACCCGGAACGCCGCGTCCGCGCCGTCCATATCGGGGGAACGAACGGCAAAGGGTCAACGGTCGCCTATTTGCGCTCGATTTTGCAGGCGGCGGGCTATTCGGTCGGCACGTTCACCTCGCCGTATGTCGAGCAGTTTAACGAACGAATCAGCATCAACGGCGAACCGATTTCCGATCAAGAGATCGTCGAGCTCGTGCGAGTCATTCAGCCGCTTGCCGATGAGTTGGAACAAACAGAGTTTGGCGGACCGACCGAGTTTGAAGTGATCACGGCGATGATGTTGTATTATTTCGGCAAACAAAACATCCAAGACATCGTGCTCATTGAAGTCGGGCTCGGCGGCCGCTTGGACTCAACTAACATCATTTATCCGCTCGTTTCTGTCATTACGAACGTCAGCTACGATCATATGAACATCTTAGGCGATACGCTCGATCAGATCGCCGCGGAAAAAGCGGGGATCATTAAATCAGGGATTCCGCTTGTGACAGCGGTCAACGAGCCCGAGGCGTGGGATGTGATCGCCAAGACGGCGGCGGAGCGGAAAGCGAAAACATATCGTCTCGGCGTCGATTTCACCGTTTCCGACCGGCAGGCGACGGTGGAAGGGGAGCAGTTTTCGCTTGTCACGCCGTTTGCCGAATATCGCGATTTGCGCATTCAAATGCCCGGCGCCCATCAAGTCGAAAACGCGGCGGTGGCAGTGATGGCGGCCGAACTATTGCGCCTTGGCTATTCGTTTTTGATCGATCCGGAGCATATCGCCGATGGGTTGGCCACAGCCGCTTGGCCCGGCCGGTTTGAGCGGGTGAGCGATAGTCCGCTCATCATTCTCGACGGCGCCCATAACGAAGCCGGGATTCGCTCGCTCGTGGAGACGGTGCGCGCCCATTATCCTGACAAACGCGTCCATGTCTTGTTCGCCGCGCTGACAGACAAGCCGCTTGAGCGGATGATTCAGCTGCTTGATGAGCTCGCGCATACGATCACGTTTACCACGTTTGATTTTCCGCGCGCGGCAGCGGCGGAACAGTTGGCGGACCTTTCGTCCCATCCGCAGAAAGCGGTGACAGGTGATTGGATCGGCTGGATCGGGGAAAAGAAAAAACAAATGGGAAGTGATGAGTTGATGCTCATTACAGGATCGCTTTACTTTATATCTGAAGTGCGAAAACGTTTAAAAAAATAA
- a CDS encoding DNA repair protein RadC: MAWMIRDVPKDSRPRERLLSSGPESLADHELLAILLRTGTKDESVVQLAQRFLRHFEGLRLLKDATVEEMTNIKGIGPTKAAQILAALELGRRIHQSGYNDRYVIRCPEDGAKYVMEDMRFLSQEHFVAIYLNTKNQVIYRKTVFIGSLNASIVHPREVFKEAIKRSAASVICVHNHPSGDPTPSREDIDVTKRLAECGRIIGIELLDHLIIGDQKFISLKEKGYV; the protein is encoded by the coding sequence ATGGCGTGGATGATCCGCGATGTGCCGAAAGACAGCCGTCCGCGCGAACGGCTGTTGTCGTCGGGGCCGGAAAGCTTGGCAGACCATGAACTGCTGGCGATTTTGTTGCGCACCGGAACGAAGGACGAGTCGGTCGTGCAGCTTGCCCAACGCTTCCTTCGCCACTTTGAAGGGCTAAGGCTGCTCAAAGACGCAACAGTGGAAGAAATGACGAATATTAAAGGAATCGGGCCGACAAAAGCGGCGCAAATTTTGGCGGCGTTGGAACTCGGCCGCCGCATCCACCAATCCGGCTACAACGACCGCTATGTGATCCGCTGTCCGGAGGACGGAGCCAAATATGTGATGGAAGATATGCGGTTTTTGTCGCAAGAACATTTTGTTGCGATTTATTTGAATACAAAAAACCAAGTTATTTATCGCAAAACGGTGTTCATCGGCAGCTTAAACGCTTCAATTGTCCACCCGCGCGAAGTGTTTAAAGAGGCGATCAAACGATCCGCCGCCTCTGTCATTTGCGTGCACAACCACCCCTCCGGTGATCCAACCCCAAGCCGCGAAGACATCGATGTCACCAAACGGCTCGCGGAATGCGGCCGCATTATCGGTATCGAGCTGTTGGACCATCTTATCATCGGCGATCAAAAATTCATCAGTCTGAAAGAAAAAGGCTATGTCTAA
- a CDS encoding Tfp pilus assembly protein FimT yields MLIRMKRGMTLIELLAVLVIIGIVAMIVGLAMWTVIDRARERAFVSNAYGLCQLPPLS; encoded by the coding sequence ATGCTCATTCGCATGAAGCGGGGGATGACCCTCATTGAGCTTTTGGCTGTGTTGGTGATCATCGGCATTGTGGCGATGATCGTCGGTCTTGCCATGTGGACGGTGATTGATCGGGCGCGCGAGCGGGCGTTTGTTTCCAATGCGTATGGACTATGTCAACTACCCCCACTTAGCTAA
- the mreB_1 gene encoding Rod shape-determining protein MreB — MFGIGTKDLGIDLGTANTLVYVKGKGIVLREPSVVAIQRDTKQIVAVGNEAKNMIGRTPGNIVALRPMKDGVIADYETTATMMKYYIRKATKTKGLFAGKPYVMVCVPYGITAVEERAVIDATRQAGARDAYTIEEPFAAAIGANLPVWEPTGSMVVDIGGGTTEVAVISLGGIVTSQSIRIAGDEMDEAIIQYIRKSYNLMIGERTAEAIKMEIGSAGNPEGIGNMEIRGRDLLTGLPKTIEISAEEVAEALRDTVYAIVESVKNTLEKTPPELAADIMDRGIVLTGGGALLRNLDKVISQETDMPVIVAENPLDCVAIGTGKALDHIDLFKNKARDHR; from the coding sequence ATGTTTGGGATTGGAACGAAAGATCTTGGGATCGATTTAGGGACAGCGAACACGCTTGTTTATGTCAAAGGAAAAGGGATCGTCTTGCGCGAGCCGTCCGTCGTCGCCATTCAGCGCGACACGAAGCAAATTGTTGCGGTCGGCAACGAGGCGAAAAACATGATCGGGCGCACGCCCGGCAACATCGTGGCGCTGCGGCCGATGAAAGACGGCGTCATCGCCGATTATGAGACGACAGCGACGATGATGAAATATTATATTCGCAAAGCCACCAAGACGAAGGGATTGTTTGCCGGCAAGCCGTATGTGATGGTGTGCGTGCCGTATGGCATTACAGCGGTCGAGGAGCGGGCGGTCATCGATGCGACGCGCCAGGCCGGAGCGCGCGACGCCTATACGATTGAAGAGCCGTTTGCGGCTGCAATCGGCGCTAACTTGCCGGTATGGGAGCCGACTGGCAGCATGGTCGTCGACATCGGCGGTGGCACGACCGAAGTGGCGGTCATTTCGCTCGGCGGCATCGTGACGAGCCAGTCGATCCGCATTGCCGGTGATGAAATGGATGAAGCGATCATCCAATACATTCGCAAGTCGTATAACCTCATGATCGGCGAACGGACAGCCGAGGCGATTAAAATGGAAATCGGTTCAGCCGGAAATCCGGAAGGAATCGGAAACATGGAAATTCGCGGCCGCGATTTATTGACGGGCTTGCCGAAAACGATCGAAATCAGCGCCGAGGAAGTGGCTGAGGCGCTTCGCGACACGGTTTATGCCATTGTGGAATCCGTGAAAAACACGCTTGAAAAAACGCCGCCGGAGCTAGCGGCCGACATCATGGACCGCGGCATCGTCCTGACGGGCGGCGGAGCTTTGTTGCGCAATTTGGATAAGGTCATCAGCCAAGAAACGGATATGCCGGTCATCGTCGCCGAAAATCCGCTTGACTGCGTGGCCATCGGCACAGGAAAAGCGCTCGACCACATCGACTTGTTCAAAAACAAGGCGAGAGACCATCGCTGA
- a CDS encoding Mg-chelatase subunit ChlD translates to MKRWRGWLLWGMLFWLMASLWPMKAGVVYADQTEGAITFVSDEKIEGWATAPGSGNGQGNSIRYFMIRIQPKEQSGTAVSYRAEAVETPADRNGEKKYTFSLDMRENWPSAPGTMVTYQITVDAYRVLGNGKEDVYFSFPQTPYQYTRQSEASTAKLDFSLSFSQPEYAKPPNGNAEGRLDVTLIPQGAVSSPVRPPIDVVFVFDVSGSMTWEKLSSAKTALRSAVDYFKAHSHPNDRFALIPFSDSVRDIVPFGDQPNVAAQLEKIRTVGDSLTAGGGTNYSAALSLAQSYFNDPVRKKYVTVDEHFSLQ, encoded by the coding sequence ATGAAGCGGTGGCGCGGCTGGCTTTTATGGGGAATGTTGTTTTGGCTGATGGCAAGCCTATGGCCGATGAAAGCAGGTGTTGTGTATGCCGATCAAACAGAGGGGGCCATTACGTTCGTTTCGGATGAGAAGATTGAGGGATGGGCGACCGCACCAGGGAGCGGCAACGGGCAAGGGAACAGCATTCGCTACTTTATGATTCGCATTCAGCCGAAGGAACAAAGCGGCACGGCAGTCAGCTACCGAGCCGAAGCGGTGGAAACGCCGGCGGACCGAAACGGTGAGAAAAAGTATACGTTTTCTCTTGATATGCGCGAGAATTGGCCGTCGGCTCCGGGAACGATGGTGACTTACCAAATCACCGTCGATGCGTATCGCGTGTTAGGAAATGGAAAAGAGGATGTGTATTTTTCGTTCCCACAGACGCCTTATCAATATACGAGGCAAAGTGAGGCGAGCACGGCTAAATTGGATTTTTCCCTTTCGTTTTCACAGCCGGAATACGCCAAGCCGCCGAACGGCAATGCCGAAGGACGGCTCGATGTGACGCTCATTCCACAAGGGGCCGTTTCGTCGCCAGTCCGTCCGCCGATCGACGTTGTGTTTGTGTTTGACGTCTCCGGCTCGATGACATGGGAGAAGCTTTCGAGCGCCAAGACGGCGCTCCGCTCGGCTGTCGATTACTTTAAAGCCCATTCCCATCCGAATGACCGGTTTGCCCTTATTCCATTTTCTGACTCGGTGAGAGATATCGTGCCGTTTGGGGATCAGCCGAATGTCGCCGCCCAACTCGAGAAAATTCGGACGGTCGGCGACAGTTTGACCGCTGGAGGCGGCACGAACTATTCGGCGGCGCTGTCGCTTGCGCAGTCGTATTTTAACGACCCGGTGCGAAAAAAGTATGTAACTGTAGATGAGCATTTTTCATTACAATAA
- a CDS encoding FOG: Transposase, with translation MNRLAHHQGIHKFFFTLGLTLQLSKPVIKHLIHIVDALTTKGFSGTLTDIHYWSFHPNHRTTLRHFFTKSPWNEERLLGKLQEWILSQVERLAKRKNQPLFVSIDDTICQKTKPSSRAVHAIQGCDWHYSHKDHQSVWGHSLVWLMVHTFTQAFPFAFRLYDKKAGKSKIDLAIEMLSSLKVKRAQPVYVLMDSWYPSKKLIEACLKQGFHVIAMLKTNRILYPKGIAIQAKQFARYIESKDTRLVTVGQERYRVYRYEGAIHGLDDAVVLLAWKADQPMAPEHLHCILSTDRELGDEDILRYYAQRWTIECFFRQAKDQLKLDGYRVRHIRAVKRYWAVVLLSCVYSIAESRQNLSTGLELLRSRKDHSVVEFIYDAAKQDIPIDVIKKQLRIA, from the coding sequence ATGAATAGATTAGCACATCACCAAGGAATCCACAAGTTTTTCTTCACGCTGGGGTTGACGCTGCAGCTTTCCAAACCGGTCATCAAGCATCTCATTCATATTGTCGATGCCTTGACCACCAAGGGATTCTCGGGAACATTGACTGATATTCATTACTGGAGCTTTCATCCGAATCATCGAACGACGCTCCGTCACTTTTTCACGAAAAGCCCTTGGAACGAGGAAAGGCTGCTTGGGAAGCTTCAAGAGTGGATCCTTTCCCAGGTCGAACGACTGGCCAAACGGAAGAATCAACCCCTTTTTGTTTCGATTGATGATACGATTTGCCAAAAAACGAAGCCTTCGTCACGGGCTGTGCACGCCATTCAAGGGTGCGACTGGCACTACTCGCATAAAGATCATCAATCGGTCTGGGGGCATTCGCTCGTTTGGCTGATGGTGCACACCTTCACGCAGGCGTTCCCATTTGCGTTCCGCCTGTATGACAAGAAAGCGGGAAAAAGCAAGATCGACCTGGCGATTGAGATGCTTTCCTCGCTCAAGGTGAAGCGGGCTCAGCCGGTGTATGTGCTCATGGATTCGTGGTATCCGTCCAAAAAGCTCATTGAAGCCTGCTTGAAACAGGGATTCCATGTCATCGCGATGCTCAAGACGAACCGGATTCTCTACCCGAAAGGCATCGCCATCCAAGCCAAGCAGTTCGCCCGCTATATCGAGTCCAAAGACACCCGCCTCGTCACGGTGGGGCAGGAGCGTTATCGCGTGTATCGCTATGAGGGGGCCATCCATGGCCTCGATGACGCGGTGGTGTTGCTGGCTTGGAAGGCGGATCAGCCGATGGCGCCGGAACATCTTCATTGCATCTTGAGCACCGACCGGGAACTCGGGGACGAAGACATCTTGCGTTACTATGCTCAGCGCTGGACGATCGAGTGCTTTTTCCGGCAGGCGAAAGATCAACTGAAGCTGGATGGATACCGCGTTCGCCACATTCGGGCGGTGAAACGGTATTGGGCGGTGGTGCTGCTCTCCTGCGTGTACAGCATCGCCGAATCCCGACAAAACCTCTCCACCGGGCTGGAGCTTCTTCGGTCGCGGAAAGACCACAGCGTCGTCGAGTTCATTTATGACGCTGCAAAGCAAGATATTCCCATTGATGTGATCAAAAAACAGCTTCGTATCGCGTAA
- the maf gene encoding Septum formation protein Maf gives MPPRFVLASRSPRRRQILELAGWAFDVQESQADETIPPGMPPDAAVQLLARRKVEAVAPSAPGAFVLGADTIVVCNGRLLGKPRTETEAFDMLRLLSGRTHDVWTGVAIAAPHGKTVSFAEKTAVTFWELSDEEITSYIATGEPMDKAGAYGIQGRAALFVRRIEGDYLTVVGLPLSRTVRELRRLGWPPYGMET, from the coding sequence ATGCCCCCACGGTTCGTGCTTGCCTCTCGTTCCCCGCGCCGCAGGCAAATCCTCGAGCTGGCCGGCTGGGCGTTTGACGTGCAGGAAAGCCAGGCCGATGAGACGATCCCCCCCGGAATGCCGCCCGACGCAGCCGTTCAATTGCTGGCCCGCCGGAAAGTGGAAGCGGTTGCGCCGTCTGCGCCCGGTGCCTTCGTTCTTGGCGCCGACACGATCGTCGTGTGCAACGGACGCTTGTTGGGAAAACCGCGCACCGAAACAGAAGCGTTTGACATGCTGCGGCTTTTGTCCGGACGAACGCATGATGTTTGGACCGGTGTCGCGATCGCGGCGCCGCACGGGAAGACTGTGTCATTCGCTGAAAAAACAGCGGTGACGTTTTGGGAGTTGAGCGATGAGGAAATCACATCCTACATCGCCACCGGAGAGCCGATGGACAAGGCGGGGGCGTACGGCATTCAAGGCCGGGCTGCCTTGTTTGTCAGGCGGATTGAGGGGGATTATTTGACGGTCGTCGGCTTGCCGCTGTCGCGGACGGTACGGGAGCTGCGCCGGCTTGGATGGCCGCCTTACGGAATGGAGACGTGA
- a CDS encoding rod shape-determining protein MreC, with amino-acid sequence MPQFFGNKRLIFLLVSIVILVMLIGFSLRSREELTWPEQFVKDTVGFVQLLFGKPAQVVAGFLENVSDLRHTYEENQLLKARLEEYAALQAEVESLRQENERLRALLDKKESLRDFIPIQATVIGRNPDRWRETVIVNKGAQHGVKKDMAVITPAGLVGKVQHASQFTSTVQLLSALDQNNRISAYVQGNENVFGLIEGYDSKRRELILGEIPIDAKVKEKQKVLTSGLGGVFPKGLPIGEVTEVKPDQYGLTQVIYVKPFANLYDVDDVMIVKRTIDATLQEEEEAK; translated from the coding sequence ATGCCACAGTTTTTCGGAAATAAGCGCCTCATTTTTTTGCTTGTCAGCATCGTCATTCTCGTCATGTTGATCGGGTTTTCGCTGCGCAGCCGCGAAGAGTTGACGTGGCCGGAGCAGTTTGTGAAAGACACGGTTGGCTTTGTCCAGCTTCTGTTCGGGAAGCCTGCGCAAGTGGTCGCGGGCTTCCTTGAAAATGTGAGCGACCTTCGCCATACATATGAGGAAAATCAATTGCTGAAGGCGAGGCTTGAGGAGTATGCGGCGCTGCAGGCCGAAGTGGAGTCGCTGCGCCAGGAAAACGAACGGTTGCGGGCGCTTCTCGATAAAAAAGAGAGTTTGCGCGATTTTATCCCCATTCAAGCGACCGTGATCGGACGGAATCCAGACCGTTGGCGGGAGACGGTGATCGTCAACAAAGGTGCGCAACACGGGGTGAAAAAAGATATGGCCGTCATTACCCCGGCTGGACTTGTCGGCAAAGTGCAGCATGCTTCCCAATTCACATCCACCGTCCAGCTGTTGAGCGCGCTTGACCAAAACAACCGCATTTCCGCGTATGTCCAAGGAAACGAAAATGTATTCGGCTTAATTGAAGGGTATGACAGCAAACGACGCGAACTGATCCTTGGCGAAATTCCAATTGACGCCAAAGTGAAGGAGAAGCAAAAAGTATTGACTTCCGGCCTCGGCGGCGTGTTTCCAAAGGGATTGCCGATCGGTGAAGTGACGGAAGTCAAACCGGATCAGTACGGGCTGACGCAAGTCATCTATGTCAAGCCGTTTGCCAACTTGTACGATGTGGACGACGTTATGATTGTGAAACGGACGATCGATGCAACACTGCAAGAAGAGGAGGAGGCAAAGTGA
- the outO gene encoding Pectic enzymes secretion protein outO, producing the protein MIAMVIFLYSLLLASFFNVVGLRVPVGESIIRPRSHCPACGRTLSAGELIPVVSYVAQKGRCKGCGGRISPLYPAMELATAALFTAAPMWVGWGGRLVVAWTLISLFAIIVVSDLRYMLIPDRVLLVFAGLFLVERLVIPFLPWADMLLGAAVGFSLLWLIAVLSKGGMGGGDVKLFAVLGFVLGWKMVLLAFFLATLYGTVIGLVGMALGRVRRGKPMPFAPAIALGALTAFFFGEAIVRAYISLIM; encoded by the coding sequence ATGATTGCTATGGTTATTTTCCTCTACTCCCTCCTCCTCGCCTCGTTCTTTAACGTTGTCGGGCTGCGGGTGCCGGTCGGGGAGTCAATCATCAGGCCGCGGTCGCATTGTCCGGCGTGCGGGCGGACGCTGTCGGCGGGGGAGCTCATCCCGGTTGTTTCGTATGTCGCGCAAAAAGGAAGATGCAAAGGGTGCGGGGGGCGCATCTCCCCCCTTTACCCGGCGATGGAATTGGCCACCGCTGCCTTGTTTACGGCCGCGCCGATGTGGGTCGGCTGGGGCGGGCGGCTCGTTGTGGCGTGGACGTTGATCAGCTTGTTTGCCATCATTGTCGTCTCCGATCTTCGCTACATGCTCATCCCCGACCGGGTGCTTTTGGTGTTTGCCGGTTTGTTTTTGGTTGAACGGCTTGTGATCCCATTTTTGCCGTGGGCCGATATGCTCCTTGGGGCGGCGGTCGGATTTTCGCTTTTATGGCTGATCGCCGTTTTGTCCAAAGGCGGGATGGGGGGCGGCGATGTGAAGCTGTTTGCCGTGCTAGGGTTTGTGCTCGGTTGGAAAATGGTGTTGCTCGCGTTTTTCTTGGCGACGTTGTACGGAACGGTGATCGGGCTTGTCGGCATGGCGTTGGGCCGCGTGCGGCGCGGCAAGCCGATGCCGTTTGCGCCGGCGATCGCACTCGGGGCGTTGACCGCGTTTTTCTTCGGAGAAGCGATCGTGCGCGCGTATATTTCACTCATTATGTAA